The Oncorhynchus gorbuscha isolate QuinsamMale2020 ecotype Even-year unplaced genomic scaffold, OgorEven_v1.0 Un_scaffold_1679, whole genome shotgun sequence genome has a window encoding:
- the LOC124023812 gene encoding early growth response protein 2b-like: MMTAKTLEKVPVSLGGYVHPVSDSIYSVDHDSLPPGVAIFPNADLGGHYHDHLSGAPDGLMSGDMSLEKRSLDLSYSSFSQPPSHRNQTFTYMGKFSIDSQYPGNWNPEGVINIVSAGILGMTQPSSASSSPASSGSPGHFSSTLSCTMAQNQADMEHHLYSSPPPYGCGEVYQDPSAFLSTGPGISYPPPSYSSPKPNTDSGLFPIIPDYAGFFQPTCQRDMQAMPDRKPFPCPLDSFRVPPPLTPLNTIRNFTLGGPVSDGPRLPTAYSPQNLPLRPILRPRKYPNRPSKTPVHERPYPCPAEGCDRRFSRSDELTRHIRIHTGHKPFQCRICMRNFSRSDHLTTHIRTHTGEKPFACDFCGRKFARSDERKRHTKIHLRQKERKSSTAPSNNTNSDRSGTGSISTSGGVCSSSTGQLAGCPSRAV, from the exons ATGATGACGGCTAAAACTTTAGAGAAAGTCCCGGTTTCTCTGGGTGGGTATGTCCACCCTGTCTCTGATTCCATCTACTCTGTGGATCATGACAGTCTGCCGCCCGGGGTGGCTATCTTTCCTAACGCTGATTTAGGAGGCCACTACCACGACCATCTTAGCGGAGCTCCAG ATGGCTTGATGAGTGGCGATATGAGCTTAGAGAAACGCTCTCTCGACCTGTCTTACTCTAGCTTCTCCCAGCCCCCTAGCCATCGGAACCAGACCTTCACCTACATGGGAAAGTTCTCCATCGACTCTCAGTATCCCGGTAACTGGAACCCCGAGGGCGTCATCAACATTGTGAGTGCGGGGATCCTGGGCATGACCCAGCCATCTTCCGCCTCCTCCTCCCCGGCGTCCTCCGGCTCTCCCGGCCATTTCTCCTCCACGCTCAGCTGCACCATGGCCCAGAACCAGGCCGACATGGAGCACCACCTCTACTCTTCCCCGCCTCCCTACGGCTGTGGGGAGGTCTACCAGGACCCGTCGGCCTTCCTCTCCACCGGGCCCGGTATCTCTTACCCGCCGCCGTCCTACTCCTCCCCTAAGCCCAACACAGACTCGGGTCTCTTCCCCATCATCCCAGACTATGCTGGGTTCTTCCAGCCGACCTGTCAGAGGGACATGCAGGCCATGCCTGACCGCAAGCCCTTCCCCTGCCCACTGGACTCCTTTAGAGTACCCCCACCTCTGACTCCCCTGAACACTATTAGGAACTTTACATTAGGTGGGCCGGTCTCGGATGGACCCAGACTCCCCACCGCGTACAGCCCCCAGAACCTCCCCCTGAGACCCATCCTGCGGCCCAGAAAATATCCCAACAGGCCGAGCAAGACCCCGGTCCATGAGCGGCCGTACCCCTGCCCAGCGGAAGGCTGCGACCGGCGGTTCTCTCGGTCTGACGAGCTGACCAGACACATCCGGATACACACGGGACACAAACCGTTCCAGTGCCGGATCTGCATGAGGAACTTTAGCCGCAGCGACCACCTCACCACGCACATCCGCACGCACACCGGAGAGAAGCCCTTCGCCTGTGATTTCTGTGGCCGTAAGTTCGCGAGGAGCGACGAGCGCAAAAGACACACCAAGATTCAtctcagacagaaagagagaaaatcaTCTACTGCGCCATCAAACAACACGAACTCTGATCGCTCCGGTACCGGTTCTATAAGCACATCTGGCGGAGTCTGCTCCTCCAGCACGGGACAGCTGGCGGGATGCCCCTCGCGGGCGGTATAG